Part of the Thermodesulfobacteriota bacterium genome, TGAGGAGAGAGGCCGTAATATAAGTCTGGCCATATTTGAACTCTTTAATAAAAGACGCCTTAAGGATGGAATCAAGGCGGCTATAGGGTTTCTGTCCTATCCAATAAGTAGCAACGAAAAATGCCGGAATCTGCCGCCGGGAAAATTATATGATCTTATTATCGGGAAGGGTAAAGAGACTCTGGCCGTGGCCCAAAGCAGGTTCGATTATCCTCTCTGTTTTTCCCGGGAGCTTGAAGAGACCTCTAGCCTTAAAATGGCGGTACATATTCATCGGGTTACGGATAAGCTGAGAAGGAAGTGGGAAAAAACGAAGAGATTTTCCCTGATATTGGCAAGATATGATGACCAAAACGGCAAAGAGGACCATGCTCAACTTGTGGAGAAGGTAAACTCCGGCTTATCGCCGGGGCAGTCAATCCTGCCGTGTACCGAGAACTCCTTCTTTGTTTACCTGCCGGATATCAGCCCGGAAGAGGCCCTTCTTGCAGGACAGAATTTGAAATCTCAGATAAAGGAAGACTGCGGCAAGACCGTAACTATGGGCCTGGCCGGTTATCCGATGCTCGACTACGAAAAAAAGGAAGTCGCTTTTAACGCCTACAAGGCGCTTGTGCATACTGATTTCTTTGGCCCGGACACCATTACCGCCTTTGACGCCGTAAGTCTCAATATAAGCGGGGATACGCTCTTCAACGCAGGCCATATCCACGGCGCCATAATGGAATATAAAAAGGGACTATCCCTCGATCCGCAAGACGTCAATCTCTTAAATAGCCTGGGCGTTTGCCATGCCCGGCTTAAATGGTATAAAAAGGCCATTTCCTGTTTTGAAAAGACCCTATCTATGGAAAAAGATAATTTTATGGCCCAATACAACCTGGGGTTGGCCTATCTCAAAACCGGCATACCGGATAAGGCCTTTTTGGCCCTGCAACAGGCGACTTCATTGAACGGAAATCATTTTGACATCCTTTTTCAGATGGGGAAGTTATTACAAGAACAAAAAAGAGGGGCGGAGGCCGTTGGTTATTTTCAAAAGGCAGCGCAATGCCCGGATGCCAAGGGGTATATATACCGATACCTGGGAGAAGCTTATCTCGGCTTGAATCTAAAAAAAGACGCCATGGCTGCATTTAAAAAGGCGGTTAAGAGCAACCCTGCTGACGCCTTCTCCTTCAGTTGGTTGGGCATGCTTTATGCTGAACTAAAAAACGACCTGGAAATTGCCCGTACATTATGTCAAAAAGCGCTCGAACTCGATCACCAAAACAGCCTCTATTGGAAGACAATCGGGCGGATTTATTATCTCAAAAACGATTATCCTCAGGCCATCCACCATCTTAGAGAGGCCCAGCGCCGGATGAAAAAAGACCACGAAATCTACTATCATTTGGGCCTAGTTTATGAAAAAATGGGTGACATAGCCGAGGCTAGGAGAAAATGGCAAAAGGCGATTAAGGTCAATCCCCTTTTTAAAGAGGCCCGGATCGCGCTTCAGTCCATAGGTACGATTGAGGAATAAGTAAGAACCCTGTCCTTTTTAAGATCATAGTCCTCACGTCTTAAACAACAAGACGCACATTTCAAGATTCTTTACTTCAAATCTTTACATTTACAAAAAGATATTTTTCCCCGATAATACAAAATTATAGGACATTTCTATGGGAAAAAAAGCTCACTAAGAGGAGGGAGGCATTTTTATGAAAAGCAAAGAAAAGGACTATTACCGGTCCCTGTACGAGGTGGCCATGGTAATAAATTCCAGCCTGGATCCGGCCACGGTCCTGGCAAAGATAGCGGAACAAGTTACTTTGGCCATAGAAGCCAAGGCCTGTTCTATAAGACTCCTTGATAAGCAAGGTAAACGGCTGCTTTTAGGGGCCTCTTATGGGTTGAGTAAGGGCTATCTACGTAAGGGTGCAGTAGAAATAGAAAAAAGTGGCCTTGACCAGGAAGCCCTGGCCGGCAAGAGCGTTACTATCCGTGATGCGTGCACCGATCCACGATTCCAATATCCGGAAAAAGCAAGGGAAGAAGGCATTGCCTCGGTAATGGTAATACCCCTTATGATTGAAGATCGAGCTATAGGCGTACTACGTGTCTATTCCGCTACGTGCAGGGATTTTGCCCCTGAAGAAACAGAATTTTTGACGGTCATTGCTAACCTCAGCGCCATCGCCATTGAGAATGCCCGCCTACATCAGGCCCTTAAAGCAGATTACGAACTTCTGGCTGCTTATGAATATAGACTTTTTGACGATTAAAAAGGGGAGAAGAGCTATGAGAAAGGCAAGAATAGGTATAAACGGGTTTGGCCGCATTGGCCGCCAGGCGTTAAAGGCTATACTGGAAAGACACCCGGAAAATTTGCAGGTAGTGGCTATTAACGATCTGTTTGATGCGCCTACCAACGTCCACCTGCTCAAATATGATACCAATTATGGAATATTTAATGTTCCGGCAGAGATCCGCGACGGAGAAATGGTCGTTGGTGATTGGAGAATTCGTAATTTTTCAGAACGGGATCCAGCCCAGATACCATGGCATGAGGTCGAGGTTGACATCGTTATAGAATGCACCGGCCTCTTTCGCACCGGGCCCAAGGCCAATATGCACAGGGAAGCAGGGGCCAAAAAAGTAATCATAAGCGCTCCGGCCAAGGAAGAAGATATCACCATTGTTATGGGAGTTAACGAGGAGGCTTACGACCCGGTCCTCCACCATATTATCTCTAATGCTTCTTGTACTACTAACTGTCTCGCTCCCCCGGCAAGGGTCGTCAACAGTCAATTTGGCATTGTTAAAGGTTTTATGACCACTGTACATGCCTATACCAACGATCAACGCATCCTCGATCTGCCGCATAAAGACCTGCGAAGGGCGCGCGCTGCGGCCTGCAATATAATTCCCACCTCAACTGGAGCAGCAAAAGCCGTAGCGCTTGTAATACCGGAACTCAAAGGCAAATTCGACGGATATTCATTAAGGGTCCCTACGCCTACCGTATCCGTGGTAGATTTCGTGGCGCTACTGGAAAAAAACATCACTACAGATGACCTGAGGAAGGCCCTAAAAGACGCGGCTAACGGTCCGTTGAAGGGCATCATGTCTTATTCGGAGGATTTCCTGGTTTCCTCTGATTTTAAGGGTGATCCCCATTCAAGCATAATCGATGCCGAATTCACACAGGTGCTGGGAGGCAACCTGGCCAAAGTCGTCTGCTGGTACGACAACGAATGGGGTTATTCCTGTCGTCTTGCAGACTTAGCTAACCTTATAGCCGAAAAGGGGACTTAAAGCTATGCGCTAAAGAAAAACAGCGGAATGCCGATAAGAAAATAGAAGCGTTAATCAACAGGCTAATCCATAAATAAGGACGATAGTGAAAACGGCATCCCGCTGGTTGATAATACCTGCGCTATGGACTTATTTCACATGGGTAAGTCCCGGTGCAATGGCTTTAGATACCAATTGTGACAACTGCCATGCCTCCTACAAGGCCGTAGTTATGAAAGGCACACAGGATGATCAAGGTTCAGGGCATTGCACCCGGTGCCACACGGCCATACAGGCAGGCAATACCGGCAAGGCCGGATCAACCCCTTATGTTTATCACAATACCGGGACGGACTTAGCCGGTGGCAATTTTTATTATGTCGGCCTTCACGGTAGCCGCCATGGCCATAATGTGGATGGGTTTACGGATATAGGGCCGGATACTATTAATGCGCCGGGACTAAACAACCCCTCCTCGAACTTCACCAGCGTCCGGCTCACATGTGCCGGTAAATATGGCTGCCATGGCGACCGTACCAATATCTCACCACGCGAAGCCATGAAGGGAGCCCACCATGCCTACAACTCTGCCAAACCGTCCGATGGAAAGACGGTAGCAACAAGTTACCGGTTTCTGTTTGGAGTTACCGGAAGGGAAATGAACGAAGACGGCTACAAATGGGAATACAAGACTGCCGCTGATAAGCATAACGAATATCAGGGGTCTGATAACTGGCGTAATCCAAAAAGTATAAGCTACTTATGCGGTCAATGCCATGGCAGCGATGCCCTGGGCGGCGGTACAGGTAACTTTCACGGTGCGGCCGGCATCGGGGGCAAGGGCCCCTGGTTAAGACACCCGACAGACATCCCC contains:
- a CDS encoding tetratricopeptide repeat protein → MVKRLSITSLEPQDIFLFQEYIKKDLTLLFQTQDVLLLPANCAPDLLSPLITESKMETIPQNPPTPPFGKNNSVFLPFIWQNEPLGIAIFKDTPGTFKKNMLSSQWSKLSQLILEKIQVYKTYFTDTESGALAPELLKDTLIQLITTDLKSRDTKPVSETESFPDLPGSPPHFVIIFIKILSSRPLKRRPNMSPKPGRQMGFWADIIPAIKNELKGFDLSCLFRRDKSTLALIVPFCDEERGRNISLAIFELFNKRRLKDGIKAAIGFLSYPISSNEKCRNLPPGKLYDLIIGKGKETLAVAQSRFDYPLCFSRELEETSSLKMAVHIHRVTDKLRRKWEKTKRFSLILARYDDQNGKEDHAQLVEKVNSGLSPGQSILPCTENSFFVYLPDISPEEALLAGQNLKSQIKEDCGKTVTMGLAGYPMLDYEKKEVAFNAYKALVHTDFFGPDTITAFDAVSLNISGDTLFNAGHIHGAIMEYKKGLSLDPQDVNLLNSLGVCHARLKWYKKAISCFEKTLSMEKDNFMAQYNLGLAYLKTGIPDKAFLALQQATSLNGNHFDILFQMGKLLQEQKRGAEAVGYFQKAAQCPDAKGYIYRYLGEAYLGLNLKKDAMAAFKKAVKSNPADAFSFSWLGMLYAELKNDLEIARTLCQKALELDHQNSLYWKTIGRIYYLKNDYPQAIHHLREAQRRMKKDHEIYYHLGLVYEKMGDIAEARRKWQKAIKVNPLFKEARIALQSIGTIEE
- a CDS encoding GAF domain-containing protein, which codes for MKSKEKDYYRSLYEVAMVINSSLDPATVLAKIAEQVTLAIEAKACSIRLLDKQGKRLLLGASYGLSKGYLRKGAVEIEKSGLDQEALAGKSVTIRDACTDPRFQYPEKAREEGIASVMVIPLMIEDRAIGVLRVYSATCRDFAPEETEFLTVIANLSAIAIENARLHQALKADYELLAAYEYRLFDD
- the gap gene encoding type I glyceraldehyde-3-phosphate dehydrogenase, translated to MRKARIGINGFGRIGRQALKAILERHPENLQVVAINDLFDAPTNVHLLKYDTNYGIFNVPAEIRDGEMVVGDWRIRNFSERDPAQIPWHEVEVDIVIECTGLFRTGPKANMHREAGAKKVIISAPAKEEDITIVMGVNEEAYDPVLHHIISNASCTTNCLAPPARVVNSQFGIVKGFMTTVHAYTNDQRILDLPHKDLRRARAAACNIIPTSTGAAKAVALVIPELKGKFDGYSLRVPTPTVSVVDFVALLEKNITTDDLRKALKDAANGPLKGIMSYSEDFLVSSDFKGDPHSSIIDAEFTQVLGGNLAKVVCWYDNEWGYSCRLADLANLIAEKGT
- a CDS encoding cytochrome c3 family protein, giving the protein MALDTNCDNCHASYKAVVMKGTQDDQGSGHCTRCHTAIQAGNTGKAGSTPYVYHNTGTDLAGGNFYYVGLHGSRHGHNVDGFTDIGPDTINAPGLNNPSSNFTSVRLTCAGKYGCHGDRTNISPREAMKGAHHAYNSAKPSDGKTVATSYRFLFGVTGREMNEDGYKWEYKTAADKHNEYQGSDNWRNPKSISYLCGQCHGSDALGGGTGNFHGAAGIGGKGPWLRHPTDIPIPDGEFSGYTEYNPAVPVARLDIERAKNPSEVNVSSGNEVVMCLSCHRAHGSPYPSILRFAYDENMSSSGSCRTCHRNH